From Sulfurovum zhangzhouensis, one genomic window encodes:
- the nifE gene encoding nitrogenase iron-molybdenum cofactor biosynthesis protein NifE, with the protein MVNRAKIKELLNESACSHSKDKKPGEGCDKPKPGLAAGGCAFDGAQISLFPYADAVHLVHGPQTCLGASWETRETLSSYEGRDHTVMGFTTGIRTNDVIFGGDKRLADSIDFIMKEYAPEAIFVYSTCVTALVGDDIDMTCKLGSEKHGVPIVPVHAPGFVGGKNLGSRLAGEAVLEHLIGTKEPEFTTPYDINLIGDYNVTGDMWQYLPILDKIGIRVLSSMSGDGRVGSIRTAHRAKLNVIVCAKSLITLCRKMKEQYDIPWISVSFYGKRDTAFAIREIVNALGDEKLIAKAEEVLAEEEEKLEARLKPYKEMFAGKKAVLNTGGNKAWSIASGLQDLGIEVVATSIRKSTADDIEKAKEYLGPDGILMKAPASEQSKVIDEKGAHILLAGGRSLYTAIKKKISFIDVNQEKKVSYGGFEGLLNLAEDLKSAFNNPVFANVSKKAPWETVSMEAE; encoded by the coding sequence ATGGTCAATAGAGCCAAGATAAAAGAGTTGCTCAATGAGAGTGCCTGCTCTCACAGCAAAGATAAAAAACCCGGTGAAGGATGTGACAAGCCAAAACCCGGGCTTGCTGCGGGAGGGTGTGCGTTTGACGGTGCACAGATCTCACTCTTTCCTTATGCGGATGCGGTACATCTGGTCCATGGTCCGCAAACCTGTCTTGGAGCATCTTGGGAAACAAGAGAGACTTTGAGCTCCTATGAAGGACGTGATCATACGGTTATGGGATTTACCACGGGTATCAGAACCAATGATGTTATTTTCGGCGGGGACAAGAGACTGGCTGATTCGATAGACTTCATTATGAAAGAGTATGCCCCTGAAGCGATCTTTGTCTACTCAACCTGTGTGACAGCGCTTGTGGGAGATGATATCGATATGACCTGTAAGCTTGGGAGCGAGAAACACGGTGTACCTATCGTACCTGTACATGCTCCAGGATTTGTCGGTGGTAAGAACCTTGGTTCAAGGCTTGCAGGTGAAGCAGTGCTTGAACATCTGATCGGTACCAAAGAACCTGAGTTCACAACTCCTTATGATATCAACCTTATTGGTGACTACAACGTAACTGGAGATATGTGGCAGTATCTTCCGATTCTTGATAAGATCGGAATACGTGTGCTCAGTTCAATGAGTGGAGATGGACGTGTTGGAAGTATAAGGACAGCACACCGTGCCAAGCTCAATGTGATCGTTTGTGCCAAGTCTCTTATCACGCTGTGTAGAAAGATGAAAGAGCAGTATGATATTCCTTGGATATCTGTCTCTTTTTACGGAAAGCGTGATACGGCCTTTGCGATCCGTGAGATCGTTAATGCTTTAGGCGATGAAAAACTGATCGCTAAAGCCGAAGAAGTATTGGCAGAAGAAGAGGAGAAGCTTGAAGCACGTCTGAAACCTTACAAGGAGATGTTTGCTGGCAAAAAAGCCGTACTCAATACCGGAGGAAACAAAGCTTGGTCTATTGCTTCAGGGCTACAGGACCTTGGCATTGAAGTAGTAGCGACTTCTATCAGAAAATCTACTGCAGACGATATAGAAAAAGCCAAAGAGTATCTGGGACCTGATGGTATTTTAATGAAGGCACCGGCATCGGAGCAATCCAAAGTGATCGATGAGAAAGGTGCGCATATTTTGCTTGCCGGAGGTCGTAGTCTCTATACGGCGATCAAAAAGAAGATTTCATTTATCGACGTTAACCAGGAGAAAAAGGTAAGTTACGGAGGATTTGAAGGACTGCTCAACCTGGCTGAAGATCTCAAATCCGCATTTAACAATCCTGTTTTTGCCAATGTTAGTAAAAAAGCACCATGGGAAACTGTATCAATGGAGGCAGAGTAA
- a CDS encoding pseudouridine synthase translates to MKKRLDQLLSSLGYCSRKDVRKLIAMGIVTVEGESRIKPETKVTHEIVRFDGEPLDPPQGMVILMHKPVGVVCSHDDGEGKLVYDLLPNRWRLRSPKLSTVGRLDKETSGLLLITDDGKLIHALTSPRKKVAKRYEATLAQPLTGEEKALFASGTLMLNGEKTPCLPARLEEGDGIHVALEITEGRYHQVRRMFAAAGNHVNALHRSRMGTLELGELQAGEFRILSPEEIARCSTESES, encoded by the coding sequence ATGAAAAAACGCCTCGACCAACTCCTCTCAAGCCTAGGCTACTGCAGCCGTAAAGATGTCAGAAAACTCATTGCTATGGGTATCGTTACTGTTGAAGGAGAATCCCGTATCAAACCCGAGACCAAAGTGACGCATGAGATAGTGCGTTTCGACGGTGAGCCCCTTGATCCTCCGCAAGGAATGGTCATCTTGATGCATAAACCCGTCGGTGTGGTCTGCTCCCATGATGACGGCGAAGGAAAACTGGTCTATGATCTGCTCCCGAATAGATGGCGTCTTCGCTCACCCAAGCTCTCTACCGTAGGCAGGCTTGACAAAGAGACCAGCGGACTGCTGCTTATCACAGATGATGGCAAGCTTATCCATGCCCTCACCTCCCCCCGTAAAAAGGTTGCCAAACGCTACGAAGCGACTCTGGCACAACCACTGACGGGTGAAGAGAAAGCGCTTTTTGCTTCAGGTACATTGATGCTCAATGGTGAAAAAACCCCATGTCTTCCGGCACGGCTTGAAGAGGGCGACGGTATCCATGTAGCCTTGGAGATCACGGAGGGTCGTTACCACCAGGTACGCCGTATGTTTGCCGCGGCAGGCAACCATGTCAACGCGCTGCACCGCAGCCGCATGGGAACACTCGAGTTGGGAGAGCTTCAAGCTGGCGAGTTCAGGATTCTCTCCCCTGAAGAGATCGCACGCTGTTCTACGGAATCTGAATCATGA
- a CDS encoding MGMT family protein, with protein sequence MNKNTDFNEKCYTLLRQIPKGKITTYKELARALGSKAWRAVGTALAKNPDLITTPCHRVIRSDGNIGEYALGREKKIELLKSEGIKITNGKIENFEEYFYSFQP encoded by the coding sequence ATGAATAAAAACACCGATTTCAACGAAAAGTGTTACACTCTCCTCCGTCAAATTCCCAAAGGCAAAATCACTACCTATAAAGAGCTTGCTAGGGCGTTAGGATCCAAAGCATGGCGGGCAGTAGGCACTGCCTTGGCAAAAAACCCCGATCTCATCACAACACCCTGTCACCGTGTCATACGCAGTGACGGAAATATCGGTGAGTATGCTCTGGGCAGGGAGAAGAAGATAGAACTGCTCAAAAGTGAAGGTATCAAAATCACCAATGGAAAAATAGAAAACTTTGAGGAGTATTTCTATTCATTTCAACCCTAA
- a CDS encoding nucleoside 2-deoxyribosyltransferase has protein sequence MKKIYLAGPDVFEKDALDVGKMLKELCSNFGFEGLFPLDNILEAEEPQALAREIRQANLALIQQADIVMANLNPFRGLEPDSGTVYEVGFAEALGKPVFGYAEDLRTMKERIVESQKLCDSDIYCKEGKLIEDFELSHNLMLSHTLVATDAKTCLMAIKEHFSIN, from the coding sequence ATGAAAAAAATCTATTTAGCCGGGCCTGATGTGTTTGAAAAAGATGCTTTAGATGTAGGTAAAATGCTTAAAGAACTTTGCAGTAACTTTGGATTTGAAGGGCTTTTCCCTTTGGATAATATCTTGGAAGCAGAGGAACCCCAAGCCTTGGCACGAGAGATCAGGCAGGCAAACCTGGCATTGATACAACAAGCTGATATCGTTATGGCAAACCTCAATCCTTTTAGGGGCCTTGAACCTGATTCGGGGACAGTCTATGAAGTAGGATTTGCCGAAGCATTGGGCAAACCGGTCTTTGGTTATGCCGAGGATCTTAGAACAATGAAAGAGCGCATTGTAGAGTCTCAAAAACTTTGTGATTCCGATATCTACTGCAAAGAAGGTAAACTCATAGAGGACTTTGAACTCTCTCATAACCTCATGCTCTCCCATACCTTAGTGGCTACCGATGCAAAAACATGTCTTATG